A portion of the Armatimonadota bacterium genome contains these proteins:
- a CDS encoding transketolase has translation MTEYPEELIERLKSKAAEMRKDIITMVGAANSGHPGGSLSAADILAALYFHVMRHDPKDPKRPDRDRFVLSKGHASPVLYAALAEAGYYPKEEITTFRRIDSRLQGHPDMKKLPGVEFTTGSLGQGLSGACGMAIAGKLDSKDYRVFCMVGDGESEEGQIWEAAMAAAHFELDNLTAITDFNGLQIDGPLCDIMTVMPVPDKWRAFGWNVIEIDGHDFGQILDALAPERRVQGKPTMIVAHTVKGKGVSYMEGVCDWHGKAPNAEQVEQALAELGA, from the coding sequence ATGACAGAATACCCTGAAGAACTGATCGAGCGCCTGAAGAGCAAGGCGGCGGAGATGAGGAAGGACATCATCACGATGGTTGGAGCGGCGAACTCCGGCCACCCGGGCGGGTCGCTCTCCGCGGCGGACATCCTCGCCGCGCTCTACTTCCACGTCATGCGGCACGACCCGAAGGACCCGAAGCGGCCCGACCGCGACCGTTTCGTCCTGAGCAAGGGCCATGCCTCCCCCGTCCTCTACGCGGCCCTCGCTGAGGCCGGGTACTACCCGAAGGAGGAGATCACCACCTTCCGGCGCATTGACAGCCGGCTCCAGGGCCACCCGGACATGAAGAAGCTCCCCGGCGTCGAGTTCACCACCGGCTCGCTCGGGCAGGGGCTCTCCGGCGCGTGCGGGATGGCGATCGCGGGCAAGCTCGACTCGAAGGACTACCGCGTCTTCTGCATGGTCGGCGACGGCGAGTCGGAGGAGGGGCAGATATGGGAGGCCGCGATGGCGGCGGCCCACTTCGAGCTCGACAACCTGACCGCGATCACCGACTTCAACGGCCTTCAGATTGACGGCCCGCTCTGCGACATCATGACCGTCATGCCGGTCCCGGACAAGTGGCGCGCGTTCGGGTGGAACGTGATCGAGATAGACGGGCACGACTTCGGGCAGATCCTCGACGCGCTCGCTCCCGAGCGGAGGGTACAGGGCAAGCCGACGATGATCGTCGCGCACACCGTCAAGGGCAAGGGCGTCTCGTACATGGAGGGCGTCTGCGACTGGCACGGCAAGGCCCCGAACGCGGAACAGGTCGAGCAGGCGCTGGCGGAACTCGGAGCGTGA